Below is a genomic region from Diabrotica undecimpunctata isolate CICGRU chromosome 7, icDiaUnde3, whole genome shotgun sequence.
ttctctgtgttcggttgttctctggtaatatatattctttatctatgattAGTACAGCTAGTAGACTACAGTAGTAGGTACATTAGTAGTCTTGTACATTCCAGCTTATCTTATTTTCCTAATAAGAATAAAAACTCCAAtaacaaaaatagtttatttcTTTACAAACTGTGAAAGtattacaataaaaacatttatcaaaatatataatttctAAACAATAtttcatacatgtatataaaaaacgGGATGTGGCACTCCGGAGTGACCGAGCAGGGGAAGCATAGCTTTGTTATCGTCCATGCACAGAGgattgtttttaattaaatttatcttattgtaatttaattttagtttattttatttcatttgattttaatttattttattttaattttattaagaaacACGCATGGGACTTTGTGTACTGCTGCGACGTAGTATGTGATCGGGCGATATTTCGTTTCATCACGTTTCTGTTGTTCATATTTTTTCACACCTCTGAGTGATCCACGGCACGGATCAATACATTCCGTCCGTAGCCCGCGATAAGAAACCATGCTTCCAACAATATTTCATATATGAAGGCAGTGTATTTTTTTACCAAACTCTACGAAAAAGCTAATTCGAGTTTTACAAATTAGTAGCTtacttaaattaaatatatattcaaAGTTCTGATGTAGTACATCTCCTATCCATAAAAAATGCATAGTATAACCTTATCGTAGAAAACACAAACATTAACATAATTATTACAGCACAATACTCATATGTTCTTCCATGGTGTGTGATAGTAGCTTACTTAATTAATCACTCTTGGTTTGATCTTGAAATGATCCGATCTTCTCTATGTATTCTTTAAGTGGTACAACTGTTCCATCAGTAACTATCCTCAAATTGTCTCCAGAAATGTACGGATTTATATAAGGATTATGAATTTCAGCTACTTGGGTGGAACAGGCAGCTGCTGGATCAGAACTTGAAGCTAAACTTCCAGTCCAGTATTCATTTCCCGGTAACGAATTTCCATCCCAAGCGAAAGTTGCTACTAAAAGTTTACCtaaaaatcaattaaaaacaatgaGCTGCACAAGTACAAGAAATTGGTACATCTTCAGTCCGAAAGattttaaaaagtaataaattACATTCTTATAAAACGACATTTTGTCATGAGATAAATGAAGACCTTCCTGACCGACGTTTAGAATTTTGCAAGGACATGATTCTTCGAATAGATCAAGATCCAGATTTTCTTTACAACATTGAATTCTCAGATGAAGCAACATTTCAATTGAATGATACTTGCAATCAGGTATTGAGCAGACGAGAATCGTCATTGGATGCGAGAGAGCCAAACCTAATATCCACAGAAATGAAACGTTTGAACTGaaataataaatatcatttgTTTGGGCCTTTCTTCATCGATGGTAATCTTACTGTTCAAAGTAAAGTTATGAAAACATGCTTTAAAAGGAAATAATTCCAGCAATAAGGGAGATTTCTGGCGATAACTTGGAACACGTTTGGTTTCATTATGGAGGAACGCTCCTATTAATTAGATGAAAATTTTCCTGATTGTTGGACTGGACGAAGAGGTCCGATCGAATGACCTGCCAAATCACCAGATTTAATTCCACTTAATTTTTTCTTGtgaagttattaaaaaaatcgaatttacgaaacataacctcaaaatttagaTGAATTGCGTCAGATAATAATTTATGTACCTGCAGAATACTTAAACAGTTCTATCGAATCTGTTTACCATTAATTAGCTTACTTTCAGGAAGTAAACGGTGCACAATTTGAGCATTTACTACAATGAAATTACTGGCGCCAATAGTGAGATTCAAAGAGACTCACCTGAAAGAAGCACCTCGATAAGTGAGAGGCAAGGGGACTCACTGAAGACAAGCAACCCAAAGGGAACAAAAATACTACGTCCACATCGCTGTTCCTCGATTATGCTAAACGtagttttttaataaagttaaataCAAAATCAACGAAAGACATTAACCTCATTTTAGCTGTAGAAACACTTTCGgatctgtatttttttttctgcaaCAACAGCGTCATCTATTGCGAACcgaaaaaaaatcatataaaacgTATTTACTTTTTCACTTAGAATCCGACTATGCAATAAGGATACATGTCTCGAAATAAATGTTACTTATTCTTGGAAATGGTAAAAAGGGGAATTCCCGTTTAAGATTTTAAAGTtgccttattattttttttctttcgctGAAGATTCTTGTGATAACTTCAATACCTTTATTTACTGATttaatttcatattatttttaccTTCGTCTTCACCCGTTAATTTTTCATGCGGATTCCTATTACAAATATGGATCTTTATTCCTCCATTTGGATGTCCTTCTATGGGAATGGTCTCTCCATGTGAATATCCAGCACATTTTGATTCAGCCATGTACGCCAAACAGACATCACTTATATTATGTAACTTATCACCTAAAGTCCTGAAAAATAAGGAACAATTTAATATTGGGTAAGGTgatgaataagattcgcgtgactcagagggctatggagcgccataTGTTgagtgtctctctgagagaccgaataccaaacgaagaaataagtcgtagaacaaaaacaacatacgtcatcgaaaaaatcgtgtcgctgaaatggaattgggtagGACACGatgccagattatcagacaaccgattgACAAAACGTATTGTCAAGTGCTGACCAAGACAAAAAGCACTACGGAGCAGAAGATGATCATcaaccagatggactgacgatGCAACTGAATGCAAGCCGTACAAGACAGAGACAGGTGGAAAGAGCTGAGGTCCAGCAGTGCAGGCATacaggatgatgatgatgaaggcgGTACAAGTGCGTAGCCTGGGTAAGTGAGTTTGAACTATATAAAAATTGTTGTAATCTGAAGTTGGGTATGAAACCGATTTTAAATTTATCGCTAAGCATTCAACGAAACAGCTACACATGTGAGTGGCAACGTCGTTAAACTCACGACATAGTAGCATAGGTTTTTGTTGGTAAAGTTTGAGGTTATGCAAAGAGCAGGTAAAGGTTTTAAGTCTGGTCAATCTCGTATCGCtttaatttttattgaatattttcggTTAGTATTGCagaaatttgaattgttttgaTACCATTTATGTTTTTTCGGTATAGTTTGCTAGTAATTAAAAGGCGCGCACTTGCCCCATAAGTGCGTTTTTTGCGTAGCGGTAAATGCGCCCTTACGTTAACGCATTGGCCCTGGTATTAAATCTGaatactattttttaattcttatgTAGCGATGATGCGAAATACATCCGAAAGACGGAGAGAGGTTCGCAATATTCAGCAGAAGCCCTTAAAAGTGCCTTTACGGATATAACAAATCAGAATTTCACTATCAAGGGAGCATCGCGGTTATACAATATCCCTGTGACAACTTTATGGGATCACTTAAGTGGAAGAAGAGGTGCGAAGGGATCAGGATAAGGTCGATCTACCGACATTCCATTGGCAGAAGAAAAGCGACTGGCAGAAGGTCTTCGAACGATGGAGAAATAGGGATTGGTTTTGTCCTTTAAAGAAGTTTTAGAATTAACAGCAGTTCTTCCAATCAAACAACCTAAAAACTCCATTTAAAGATGGTAGATCAGGTGAAGACTggttcttaaattttaaaaaaagacaTCGGCTGTCAATAAAGAAACCGGAAATAGTTGAGTTTGTAAGGAAGAAGGCCATGCATCCCTTtgttgttaaatattattttaggttATTGGGTGAAACCATTTCATTTTTGGGACTTGCTGACAAACCTGAGAGAATCTAAAATATAGATAAAACTGGATTTTTGAGTGATCCTTCTAAAACAAAAGTTGTTGGCAAGCAAGGAGCAACATGCACAAGAACCACTAGTGGACCGGAAAGGGAAACCACTACAGTGATGATGGCAGCACGCGATAGTGGTGAAAAAATTACTCCATTAATAGTTTTTAAAGGCAAACATATCTGGAATGAATGGATCACCTCAAAAATGATGCCTTCCCTGGTACTGCCTATGCTCTACTAAAAATGGCTGGATTGAAGCTAATATATTTCGCAACTATTTTGACTATACTTTTGTAAAAAACATTGGTCCTGATAGTCCTATACCAGGTATCTACGACGGACATTCAACGCACCTCACGGCAGATTTGGCCAATTATGCGAGATCGGAAGGAATCACCATCCTGAAATTACCGGCACATACAAGTCACATTCTCCAGCCATTGCATTTGAcggtgtttaaaattttaaaatcaatgtGGGAGAATACGAAGAACTCGTAAAGTGGTAGCGACAGTTTGCTCATCGAAGACTTCCCAAAAAAGCTTTTTCTAAGCGAGATACAGCACGAAAACTCTTTTTGCAACATAGCGACCGGAGAACAAGGGAGGCGACCCCTTGAACTTTAGCGTCCTCTAATAAATACGCGCTAAGGCCtcaaaaatgtaacatttcaacggactagtaattttttgaaaattgtttgcaaaaaaataaattacttacaGTATCCTTTTTCCAAATGTATCCATAAATAGTTTATCTTGATGTGCCGAAACTTTCCATACTCCTAGACCTATACCAACCATATGCAAATATACTGATTTTGAAACTGCTCTACCCCTTGAATTCGCCTCTCCTAACAAGGTGTCAAAAGAAATTGTTAATCTTTTGACGTAGAAGGTGTTATCAAAAATATTTTCCTGTCCAAACATATTGATATATCGACCATTCCAACTGAAGTGTTTCTTTTTAGTCATTTCATGATAATCTAAAcattcttcttcgtaaaaacTGGCAAATAAAGTTGGTAAACTTGTTTTAATAGATCTACCGTAACCATTATCAGCTGAATGTTGTCTCTTAGAATATACTATTTCTTGGTTTTCTACAGCTCCTGTTCTATGCAGTCTTGGTCCCACCAAACCTATTATTATTCCGTCTTCTTCAATTTTACTCCTATCTTCTTGATGTTTGGCTATATTTTTTCGATGACCTTcgttaataaaatatgtataagaaCTAATCGCTAACAGAGACGATAATTTAAGTTCGTCATAGGTCATATAATTTTCCATTGTCAGAGGAAGTTGCTCTTTACAGGTACCTATATCTTCCCAATGTCCAAGACCAGTTACTCCGTCGAGCAGTAAGTACCTGTCATAAGGTCCGACGAAGCACACTGCTCTTTTACTTAATAGTCTATTAATGAGATCTATGGGAGTCATGGCTTTGTAAAATTTCAGTTCATTGTCGTTTCCATGCTCTCTTTTAAAAAGTATAAAATCACAACACATTTGAAGAACTTTTTCATGGATAACTGGATAAGCGGACGTGATATTCCTTAGCAACACATTCTCGTTTACTATGTTTTTTAAATGGTTACATCTATTAGTTTCTGTAGGaaatttaacagaaaaattttcacttttcTGTATTATTTCTTCTAGTGAAGGCTGTGCCAATACTGGAATTTTGAGGTTGTGTAACAAAGATGCAGATTCTTGTGTCCACTTTGGTGTAGGAGACCATTCTGAACAAGTATCGTTTGATTCTGGCTTTTTAAACAATTTACCCaaacctaaaaaatatattacgTTAAAAAGTGTATATCATTACACACAATATCTAAGAGTTGGCAGAGAAATACCatgattataattttaaaaagggTGAAAGATGTGTTGATACAATTTCAAACTTAGTTTGAAAATCTTTTCTAAAATCCTTGTACCTACAGTTTATATTGATGATGTATGAAGCAATTTACAAAATACATAGCAGATTTGtaaaacaatacaaaatatattGTATCTATTGTAGAATATTCTACAAAAGTTTGGGTTCAActccaaaaaattataaaagtttgCTCAGCATTTGATTAAAACGTTTGGTAGAACTATCCGTGTGAGCAGACCTTTTCAATCTGTAAATATAGAAAAACAAGCCTTGTTCCCGATGAACCATTAGATGCGGTACTGTGTATTTTTCATAGACATATTAATAATAAAGTGGATAAcaacataataataattaaagCGGACATTAAAAAACTTCCAATTTCAGGGAGTACGAGTCCGCTTGTAGAATTATTTGTCGATTTCTAAGGATTCTGTATATATTGTgtacataaaatataaagaaacccagAGAACCATCCGAAACAAAATCAGGAAAGCCAAACGCGCACGTTTTACAAGTTGTAACAAATCTTCAGGtaagattaaattttaaaatattttatttctggggtaaataaaaaatatttatataatttataattgggAGTGATCTACTGATTATGTGTTCTGTATAAAAGCAACAAGCATATCATGAAAAGCTATTTGGAAGATATACAGGAACAAGACATCGACATGAAAGAAGAAATTGAGGACCCAATCTCAGAAGTCTTGGATGTTACATAAAGAGTGCCTCAAGTTTTTGCTCAGAAACATGCTTTGATGATAAACAAACACGATTAGAGAGGCAAAATAGCCGCTGGACCTTGCTTTCATGGGGCCTCTTAAAACCTACTACTCGCAGGAAATTGAACATTGGCTAAGGAACAACCCTGGAAGAGTAGTCACCTGCTAACTTTGCGAATTGCTTGGTATGTAAGATGTGCTACAGCTGAAATCGTTATAAATGGTTTTCGAAAGAGCGGTATCTGcccatttaataaacaaatttttcgAGAACACGACTTTGTCATTCACAATCAAGCGGAAGGTGACCGAGTTCCAGTTCCAAATCTACCAGAGGCTGAACAAGAAAACCAAGTAACTTCTCCGAAGCATGTAACTCCTCCAAGAAGTATTGATGCGACCAAATGTGTGGAAGATTTATAATGTAAGAACATTTCTAATATTAGAGATTCAACAGTGCGGCCACAAGATATTAGCACTTTACCCACCACTTCATTTTACAAGTCTAGTATTAAAGAAGGAAAGTCCAGAAAAGGATCTGCTGCTTTGATTACGGGTACACCATACAAAGATGCCTTAGAAAGTAGTTTGTCAGaacaaaagagaaataaaagtatTTCAAAGGGAATTCCgaaattaaaaatagacaaatGTGAGCCttttaagaaaacaaataaaaataaaggaaaatgTATTGCTAAGAAGACAATGACAACCAAGGTTAAAAAGAAAAGTGCTAAGAAAAGGGAAGCTTTTAGTTCATCTGAAGTAAATGAAGAATTAATTTTAGATGATTATTCTGACATGGAGTGTGACATTGGGGAAGAGGAAGCAGAATGTATGTTTTGTACTGGACTCTTCCCTGAAGATACCTCGAGCGAACAATGGATTCAGTGCTCAAAGTGTTTTAAGTGTGCTTACACCGACTGCACCAATGTAGACAAAAAAGATACATATATTTGTGATTTCTGCCTCGATGGCTAATTTTATCCCGTTATCCTGAtatacggtattatattttttttgtcagtataaatttaccgttttttataaaaatttaaattttattttttacttcatTTATAGAAATGATTTATTTTCGTTCAATAAATCATTCTCTATAGTCTATTAGTTGTTTTGCTCTAAACTATTCATAAATTAATTGACGTATTAAAACTAATATTAGGGTTCAAAAAAAGTATCCGATATTAGGGCACTTTATCTACTAGTTCGTTAAAAAtttgattttcattacaaccaataattctggctaacataatatttatataagACGATAGATATACTAATAGGATagataatactaataataaaagtattaatacaataatgaaaatattagttTTGTTTCTATTATTAATATCCACTGTTAATGTCACAGACATCTTTATCTCAAATTGTTAATTTGAAATCGGGTATAATTATATTTAACTACCTAATTAAGATTAGCAATATAAATAAATCGGATCAGTttgaaataat
It encodes:
- the LOC140444932 gene encoding uncharacterized protein, with product MFQSLGKLFKKPESNDTCSEWSPTPKWTQESASLLHNLKIPVLAQPSLEEIIQKSENFSVKFPTETNRCNHLKNIVNENVLLRNITSAYPVIHEKVLQMCCDFILFKREHGNDNELKFYKAMTPIDLINRLLSKRAVCFVGPYDRYLLLDGVTGLGHWEDIGTCKEQLPLTMENYMTYDELKLSSLLAISSYTYFINEGHRKNIAKHQEDRSKIEEDGIIIGLVGPRLHRTGAVENQEIVYSKRQHSADNGYGRSIKTSLPTLFASFYEEECLDYHEMTKKKHFSWNGRYINMFGQENIFDNTFYVKRLTISFDTLLGEANSRGRAVSKSVYLHMVGIGLGVWKVSAHQDKLFMDTFGKRILTLGDKLHNISDVCLAYMAESKCAGYSHGETIPIEGHPNGGIKIHICNRNPHEKLTGEDEGKLLVATFAWDGNSLPGNEYWTGSLASSSDPAAACSTQVAEIHNPYINPYISGDNLRIVTDGTVVPLKEYIEKIGSFQDQTKSD